A stretch of Rhinopithecus roxellana isolate Shanxi Qingling chromosome 12, ASM756505v1, whole genome shotgun sequence DNA encodes these proteins:
- the C12H1orf216 gene encoding UPF0500 protein C1orf216 homolog has protein sequence MFAIQPGLAEGGQFLGDPPPGVCQPELQPDNNSNFMASAKDANENWHGMPGRVEPILRRSSSESPSDNQAFQAPGSPEEGVRSPPEGAEIPGAEPEKMGGAGTVCSPLEDNGYASSSLSIDSPSSSPEPACGTLRGLGPPDPLLPSVAQAVQHLQAQERYKEQEKEKHHVHLVMYRRLALLQWIRGLQHQLIDQQSRLQESFDTILDNRKELIRCLQQRAAPSRPQDQG, from the coding sequence ATGTTTGCCATCCAGCCAGGGCTAGCTGAGGGGGGCCAATTCCTGGGGGACCCACCTCCTGGAGTATGTCAGCCTGAGCTCCAACCAGACAACAACTCCAACTTCATGGCAAGTGCCAAGGATGCTAATGAGAATTGGCATGGGATGCCAGGCAGAGTGGAACCTATCCTGAGGAGGAGCTCCTCTGAGTCGCCCTCTGACAACCAGGCCTTCCAGGCCCCTGGATCCCCTGAGGAAGGGGTGCGCAGCCCCCCAGAGGGGGCAGAGATTCCCGGGGCTGAGCCTGAGAAGATGGGCGGTGCTGGCACAGTCtgctcccctctggaggacaacGGCTATGCCAGCAGTTCCCTGAGTATCGACAGCCCTAGCAGCAGTCCTGAGCCTGCCTGTGGGACCCTGCGAGGCCTTGGCCCTCCCGATCCCCTTCTGccctcagtggcccaggctgtGCAGCACTTACAAGCCCAGGAGCGCTAcaaagagcaggagaaagaaaagcacCACGTGCACTTGGTGATGTACCGTCGCCTGGCACTGCTCCAGTGGATCCGGGGCCTGCAGCATCAGTTGATTGACCAGCAGTCCCGACTACAGGAGAGCTTCGACACCATCCTAGACAACCGGAAAGAGCTTATTCGCTGTCTCCAGCAGAGGGCAGCACCATCCAGGCCCCAGGACCAGGGCTAA